GCCGGCAGACAAAAAGCGCAGAGCGCCAGCAGGCAAAAAAACTTTCTCATCTTTTCCTCATCAGTTTTTTTAAGAGCCGGCCGCCGGGCAGAGTGTTGATGACGTCGCTCTTTTTCAGCCAGCCGCGGCGGGCGGTCATCACCCCGTACTTCATGTTGACCAGCTGGTTCGCGGCGTGCGAGTCGGTGTCGATCGCCAATTCCAGGCCCAGTTCTCCGGCCCGCCGGCAATGGGTGTCTTTGAGGTCGAGCCGTTCCGGATAGGCGTTGAGCTCCATGAAGGTCCCCGTCTCTTTGGCGGTTTTGAATATTTCTTCGATCTCGACTTCGTAAGGGTCCCGTTTGCCGATGATCCGGCCGGTCGGATGGGAGAGGATGTTTACGTATTTATTTTCCAGCGCTTTATTGATCCGCCCGGTCATCTTGGACTTTTCCATTTTAAAATTGGAATGGACGGCGGCGATGACGACTTCAAATTCTTTCAGGACGCTGTCGGGGTAGTCGAGCGTCCCGTCGGGAAGAATATCGATCTCCACCCCCTTTAAGATCCGGAACCCTTTTAATTTCGCGTTCAGCTCGTCGATCTCTTCCAGCTCTTTTATGGATTCCTTGGCGGTCAGGCCGCCGGCGATCCGGGCCGATTGGGTGTGGTCGGTGACGGCGATGTATTCGTAACCGAGCTTTTTGGCCGCTTCGACCAGTGCTTCGATTGTATCGGCGCCGTCGGAGGATCGGGAGTGCATCTGCAGGTCGCCGCGGATGTCGCCGAGCTCGATCAGCTTGGGGATTTTCCCTTTGGCGGCCGCTTCGAACTCGCCCCGCATCTCCCGGAGCTCCGGGGGAATAAATTGCAGGTCGAACATAGCAAACATTTCCGCTTCGGTCCGGCCGCCGATCTGTTTTCCCGCGGCGTTAAAAATCCCGTACTCGCTGACTTTCCACCCTTTTTTCCGGGCCAGCTGGCGGATATGAATATTATGGCCTTTACTGCCGGTGAAATAGTGGGCGGCGGCGCCGAAACTCTTGTCCGGGACGACCCGCAGGTCGGCCTGCATCCCGTTCTTGAGGATAACCGAAGCTTTGGTTTCCCCCTTGGCCAGGGTCCGTTCAACTTGCGGGAGGGAGGTGAAAACGGCCATGACTTTGGCCGGCTTTTTTGAGGTCGCGAGGAAGTCAAGATCGCCGATCGTTTCCTGGCGGC
This window of the Candidatus Margulisiibacteriota bacterium genome carries:
- the polX gene encoding DNA polymerase/3'-5' exonuclease PolX; amino-acid sequence: MENTELVKIFGEIAEFLELKQDNPFKIRAYQRAARTIEALSKNLADIYRAGGTAALTELPGIGRDLAEKIVCYIRTGKVETYQKLKKEFPKGFIDLLAIPSLGPKTAMRLYKKFKIDSVKKLEQFLRAGKLKGFPGFGAKKEENLRKGLALKKRVKGRFLLSEGLAYAEPIALALKKETNQLLPAGSLRRRQETIGDLDFLATSKKPAKVMAVFTSLPQVERTLAKGETKASVILKNGMQADLRVVPDKSFGAAAHYFTGSKGHNIHIRQLARKKGWKVSEYGIFNAAGKQIGGRTEAEMFAMFDLQFIPPELREMRGEFEAAAKGKIPKLIELGDIRGDLQMHSRSSDGADTIEALVEAAKKLGYEYIAVTDHTQSARIAGGLTAKESIKELEEIDELNAKLKGFRILKGVEIDILPDGTLDYPDSVLKEFEVVIAAVHSNFKMEKSKMTGRINKALENKYVNILSHPTGRIIGKRDPYEVEIEEIFKTAKETGTFMELNAYPERLDLKDTHCRRAGELGLELAIDTDSHAANQLVNMKYGVMTARRGWLKKSDVINTLPGGRLLKKLMRKR